CGCCAGAGCGCCCTCGGGGGCCAGCGGGCCATGTTAAGTTTTTTCCCGACTTTTAGAAATCGAAGAAGCGCAAAGACTTGCAATAACTCTTTCGGCAGGGAGTTTTTATGACTTTTGAATATACGCTTAAGAATCGCTTAATATGTTATAATACTCCTTGAGGAATCGTCCTCCCGGAGGTCAGCATGAGTTTCCGAATCAAACTGATGAAAAACAAGGGCAGACTTTACGCGGCCATCGTCGAGGAGACTTACAATCCTCTCATCAAACGCAGTTCCGGAAAAACGATCCGCACGTACGGCGACCTGAACAAACGCCGCCTCACAGAGCCGGACATCGACGAAAGAATTCAGGCGGATCTTGCTGAGTTGAGGGCAAACGCAGATCTTGCAGAACGCCTCAAAGCGCAGACGCTTAAGGATCAGGTCGCAACATGTGCACCCAACAATAAACCGGACTGTGCGGGCATTTATAACTACGGCATCGCCCTTTACCGCAGATTATGGGAACGCCTTGGGCTGGACGTCTGGTTCAAACAGTATCGACGCAATCACCGACTCAAGTTCGACTTCGACCTTGCCGCATTCTTCCTCGCCGCACTGCGCATTCTGGCGCCTTGTTCGAAAAAACGGACGCACGAATACCGCGGGAACTTTGTCTTCGATTTCTCTTCCCTCACCCAGGCGGACCTTTACGAAACTCTCGGGCTCCTGAGCGGGAGCAAGGATGTCCTGATACGTAACGTCAACAAGGGGATCGCGGATATCTACGAGCGAACGATGACTGTCGCGCTTTACGACTGCACCACGTTTTACTTCGAGAGTTTTGATTCCGACGAACTTCGCGCGCGCGGGATGTCCAAGGAGAACCGCACGAATGAGGTGCAGGTGGTGATGGGACTGCTCGTTGACGCCGACGGCATCCCTCTTGACTATGAGCTGTTCCGCGGTAACACGTCGGAGATCAAGACCCTGCTGCAGGTCGTCCGGAAGCACAAGGTAAATTCCGGACTGGGGAAAGTCACGGTCGTCGCGGATCGCGGGCTCAACTGCAAGCTCAACTTGCAGCACCTTGCGGAAGAGGGTTTTGATTACATCGTGGCCCAGAGCATCAGTCGGCTGAAAAAGGACGTGAAGGAGCGGGTTCTTTCCGAGGAGAACTGGGAGCACAGCGAACGGTTCCACGAGGACGTGTTCAAGATGAAGCGTCTGGACGCCAGAGCGGATCCCGAACGTGACGCAGGCATCATCGTCACTTGGTCGCTGAAACGGCACCACCATGACCTGGACGTTCTGGAGGAATTGTGGACGAAGGGGAAAGAACTGGTCGCGAAGGGAGCCTCAGCCGTCGAGACATCCATGAAACACGGCTCAAGACAGTTTCTGAAGAGCAAGAAAGGGAAGAAAGGCGAATACGAGGTGAACACCTCTCTCTACGAAAAGCGTAAAAAGCAGGCGGGTTTCTACGTCATCGCCACCTCCAACAAGGACGCCTCCCCGCAGGAGATCTTCGCGAACCTGCGCCGGCTTTGGCGCGTCGAGGAATGTTTTCGAGTACTCAAGAGCAACCTCGATGCCAGGCCGGTTTTCGTCTGGACGCCGGAACACATCCGCGGGCACTTCCTCGTCTGTTACCTTGCGCTGGTTCTGGAACGTCTTTCCTGTCACCTCATCCGCATGAAGGGCATCAGAGACATCTCGCCTCACAAGCTCGTTGAACTCATGCGCCAGCAGAACGTCACCGTCCTGAGCGGCAGAGCCAGGAGCACGCCCATCAGCCTTCGACTGGGACACGACGGCAGCACGCCGGAGAGAAAGAACGCGGACATCGCGTCGGCCGACGCCGTGATGCAGATATTTGGAATCGCACCCGTCAATATGATGGAAGCCTATCCCGATCTCAAGAACAAACTCGCTTGTCGACTGCCTTTTGCTGCACGGGAGGCGACAGGAGGGATTATCCGTAGATCTCGCGGTTGAAAAAAATCGCGCTTACTCTTGATGCTGCTTGAGCTTGGCTTCGATTCCCCTTGGAAAAGTCGGGATGTTAAGTTTTTTATCAAGAGTTTATACTATTTCTCAATTAAAATGCCGAATGCAGAGGCGCTGCGGAGGAGATTCACAAAGCGAGCTGCGCAGACCGCGCAGCGGTCGAGGGAGTCCTGAGCGACTGAACTCCTCCGCAGCGCCCAGGAAACTATGTTAATACTTTCTATCAAGAATTAGTATTAGAATCAACCGGTGCGAATACAAAGGGGCTCGCGAAATCCATCCGGAATTTTCGCAAGCCCCTTACTTCATAAATTCTATTTCATCACGAAAAATCAGCCCTTGCGAGGCACATGGCGCGTGACGGCGACGCGGCAAGGGACTCCGGCCGGATGATCGGCCACGATGTCGCCCGCCCGGACCGGCGCATGGAGCACGATTCCTTTCAGGCTTTCGCGCACGGCCATGATTTCCTTCAACGGGACGGCATCAAGCGTGCGCACGCTCGCCACGGGCAGCGTGCCGCCCTCCACCAGCACGTTCGTGGCAATGGTACGGCGCGGGTCCTCCACTTCCTGCTTCGCCCATCTGGCGCCGCGCGGACACAGATTGCCCGTCACCGAAACAAGCTTCGCTTTTTCGCCGCCGCTCGTCTCGACTTGCAGAGGACAGCCATTGGGACAGACGATACAAATATATTCGCGGCGTTCGCTCACTGCACCGACACCTCCAAACTGCAGCAGCCCTTCAGATCAGCGGCCCTGACTCCGAGATGTTCCATCACGGCCGGATGAAGGCGCACCCGTTTTTCACGCAGGATCTCACGGCCATCGGCGCTCACGACGAGACAGCGGTCACGGCCGGGAGAGACGAGACGGAACGCAATGGACACGTCTTTTTCGCCGCTGATCCGCGAAGGCGTAGTGTAACGCACGCCGGCGCCGGGACGAACGACGATGCTCTCTCTGCAAGGAGATCGTCCGAGAGCATAAGCCGCCGCGCGCGCCCCCGCTTCGGCCGCCTCCAGAGAGACCCAATCCACCAGATCGTGCACGTGCAGCACGTTGCCGCACGAGAAAATGCCGGGGACGCTGGTCATAAAGTCGTCATCCACCGCCGCACCGCCGGTCGCAGGATTCATTTCGATGCCGGCCATGCGCGTCAGTTCGTTTTCGGGGATCAGCCCGACGGACAGCAACAGAGTATCGCACTCGAAAATCCGCTCCGTACCGGGGATGGAGCGGCGTTTTTCGTCCACCCGCGACACCTGCACGGCTTCGAGGCGGTCGTCGCCGACGATATCGGTCACGGTCGTGCTCAGATAAAGGGGAATGCCGTAATCGTTCAGACATTGCTGGATGTTGCGCGGCAGGCCGCTTGAGTAGGGCAGCAGTTCGAAAACCGCCTCGACACCGGCTCCCTCCAAGGTCATGCGGCGTGCCATGATCAGGCCGATATCGCCGGAGCCGAGGATGCAGATCTTTTTGCCGGGCATCAGGTTTTCGAGATTGACAAGATTCTGCGCGGCCCCGGCCGTGTAAATGCCCGCCGGGCGCGTGCCGGGGATCGACAGAGCGCCGCGCGGGCGCTCGCGGCACCCCATGGCCAGCACGACGGCGTCCGCTCTGAGTCGGACCATCTCGCCGCGACGGCTGACGAGCAGCTCGCGCTCCTTCGAAAGTTCCAATACCATCGACTCGGTCATGGCCTCGAGCCCCAATTCGCCGAAGCGGTCGATGTCGCGCTGGGCGTACTCGGGACCGGTCATGGCCTCGCCGAAACGATGCAGGCCGAAACCGTCATGGATACACTGATTGAGAATGCCGCCCAAGAGCCGGTCGCGCTCGACCAGTACCACGTCGCGGCAACCGGCCTCGCAGGCCGAGATAGCCGCCGCCAGGCCGGCGGGACCGCCGCCGATCACGGCGACGCCGCAGTGTCTTTCCCCGATCACCGGTTTTCACCCCCGTCGAGCGCACAGCCTGAAAACATGGCGGACGCAGCGCTGTGATCCACAAAGTCCTCCCACTCCCAATCGAACTCCTCGCGCAGCAGGCGGACGATACGGGGAAAACAGAAGCCGCCCTGGCATCGCCCCATGGAGACGCGGGAACGGTACTTGAGGCTGACGAAGGCTCGCGCGCCCAGCGGATTGTCGAGCGCGTCCAGTACTTCGCGTTTGCTGACGCCCTCGCAGCGACAGATCATTTCGCCGTAATCCGGATCCGCAGCGATCATGTCGGCGCGTTCCTCGGGACTGCGCTCGCTGAACGACAGAGCGTTGCCAGGACGTGCGCCGTTGAAATCCGGGGTGCGCCGCAGTTCCAGATGATTTTCCACAAAACCGAGCACCATCTCCGCGATCGCAGGAGAACTGGTCAGCCCCGGGCTCTCGATGCCGAGCACGTTGATGAAGCCTTTCACGTCAGGGCGGTCCTCGATCACGAAATCGGCGTTGCCGCCGACTTCCGGCGGCGTCCGCTTGGCGCGCAGGCCGGCGAACGTACGGATATAATCGGACACGTGGATGTCGGGCAACAGCTTGAGCCCTTCGTCACGCAGCGACGCCATGACCGACGCTTCGTTTCCGGTCCAGCGAAGCGAATCCTGATAATCGGCGCTCGGCCCGATAAGGATATTGCCGTCCACCGTCGGCGTCAGGTGAATGCCCAGGCCGGGATTTTTCGGATTCGGCGTGGGGTAGATCAGCGTGCGCAACGAACCGCCGAGGCGCTTGTCGAGCACATAGTATTCGCCACGGCAGGGATAAATGCGATAATCCCCGATGCCCACCATCTCGCAGATTTTCGCCGCAAAAAGTCCCGCCGCATTCACCAGCACTCGGCAGGTGAGCATGTCGCCGCGATCGTTTCTCACTTCAAAGCCGCGCCCCTGCGGCAGCACGTTCACGTTCGCCACCGGCCAATCGAGACGGATGTCGACGCCGTTGGCCTTGGCGTTTTCGGCGAGGGCGATCGTCAGGCCGTAAGGCGAGATGATCGCGCTGGTCGGCGACCACAGCGCCGCGATCCCCTGTACGTCGGGCTGGATCTGACGCATGCGCGCCGGACCGATGATCTCCAGGCCCGGCACGCCATTGGCCTGCCCCTGAGCGTGAAGACGTTCGATGCCGGGCAGATCGTCTCTGTCAAGGGCGACTGTCAGCTTGCCGATGCGCCGGATTTTCACCTTCAAGTCGCGGCACAGATCGTCCATCATGGCGTTGCCGCGCACGGCCAGTTCAGCGCGGAGCGTGCCCGGCTTGTAGTTGATGCCCGAGTGGAGCACGCCGCTGTTGCGGCAGCTTGTGCCGAGCGACACGTCAAGCTCGCGTTCGACGAGACAGGCGCCGATGCGATACTGCGCCAGCCCCCGTGCCACGGCGCACCCCACCACGCCGCCTCCGACGACGACCACGTCATAGTCTGTCTTCAATTGCCATCCCCCCAAAGATTGTCGCGCTGTTTCTTCATCAAAAATTCGAACACAAGGACGCCGCGCCGAACAAAAGCTGACGGCTTATTGCAGCGCGGAACGACTTTTTTCGGCCTCCTGTCCCAGAATCTCATGGGCTGCAAAAAGCCGATCCCGTCGCCGCGGACGGAATCGGCCCATACTTTCAGCGTTAGAATGGCGCGGTCCCCGCCAGATCGAGCACGGCGCTGACGCAGCGGCGCATTTCCACGGAGTCGGAGCCGCCGAAGCGGACGCGGCGGCCGTCAAGGCGCTCGACGAACGGCAGCGTTGCGGCGACATCGCATTGAGCGGTCTTGAGAAAAGCGATCTCGGCGATCCAGGACGGAGCGAAGTCCAGCACGGGCGCTTTTTTGCCGCGCACCAGCTGCGCCGCCTTGATGGCCGCGTCGTAAATGATCTTGTAAGTCTCTTCCGGTCCCAGGCAGGTCGCGGCCAGGCGGCCGCGAGCCTTTTTCACCGCGGCGGTGACGGCTGTGTCGCCCCACAGGGCGCGGGCTTCGCGGCAGGCGGCGTCGTCGCCGGTCACCAACGCCACGGGGATTTTTTTGCCGGAAGCGGCCGCGGCGTTGATGCCGATCTCGCCCACTTCAAGGCCGTTCAGTTTCACGCTGTAAACCACGTTCGGATCGATGGTGTGATCCAGCACCGCGCACCGCGTGCCGGCCATGGCATGGTAACAGAGGAAGAAGATGCCGTCGCACTCGTCGAAGCCTTCCATCATGCCCAGCGTTTTGGGCGAGCCGCTGGTCAGCCGCGCCCCCTTCGGCCACTCACCAATGTCCAGATTGGTCATGTGACTGTGAGCGTCGTTGACAATCACCTCGTCGGCGCCGCCGTCCAGAGCGCCGCGCACCGCCGCGAGCACGTCGCGCTGCTGCATCCTGCAGCCGAAAGCGTATTCCGGACGGCGGCTGTCGCACTGCGCGATGGACGTGACGCCCGTGGCGCCTTCCATGTCGGCGCTGATAAAAATTCTCATCGGACGGTTACTCCTTTTCCGCCGATTTCGCGGCGGGCGGCTTCACGGCCCTCACGGGGCGCCCGACCATCAGCTCGGGACGGACGGCCGCGTCGAATTCCTTGGCCGACAGGTACCCAAGCGCCAGCGCCGCTTCGCGCAGCGTCGTGCCTTCGCCGTTCGCTTTTTTGGCGATCTCGGCGGCCTTGTCGTAGCCGATCTTCGGCGCCAGCGCCGTGACCAGCATCAGGCTGCGGCTCAGGTTCTCGGCGATGCGCGCCTCGTCGGCCTCCAGTCCGGCCAGGCAATGGTCGGTGAAGGAGTTCATCGCGTCGCCGAGCAGGCGGCAGCTTTGCAAAAAGTTGTAGGCGATCACGGGCAAAAACACGTTCAGCTCGAAGTTGCCCTGCGACGCCGCGAAGCCCACGGCCGCGTCGTTGCCCATCACCTGCACGGCCACCATGGTCACGGCCTCGCACTGGGTGGGATTGACCTTGCCGGGCATGATCGAACTTCCCGGTTCGTTCGCGGGGATCTTCAGCTCGCCGAGGCCGCAGCGCGGGCCGGAAGCGAGCCAGCGCACGTCGTTGGCGATCTTCATCAGATCGGCGGCCAGCGCCTTGAGCGCGCCGTGCAGCGCCACGATCTCGTCGCGGCTGGTGAGCGAGTGGAACTTGTTGGGCGCGGTGCGGAAATCCACGCCGGTGATGTCGCCGATCTCCTGCGCCGCGAATCTGCCGAACTGTTCGGGCGCGTTCAGGCCGGTACCCACGGCCGTACCGCCGAGGGCCAGATCCTTCATGAACTCGACGGCGGTCATGATCATGGCCTGGCAGCGTTCGAGCATGCGCGCCCAGCCGCCGATCTCCTGGCCCAGCGTCAGCGGCGTGGCGTCCTGCAGGTGCGTGCGGCCGATCTTGACCAGATCCATGTATCGTTCCGACTTGGCCTGCAAGCACTCGCGCATCTTTTCCAGCGCGGGAAGCACTCCCTTTTCCACGGCCAGCACGGCGGCGACGTGCAGCGCCGTGGGAAACGTGTCGTTGCTGCTCTGGCTGCGGTTGACGTGGTCGTTGGGATGGATCTTCCGCCCCAAATGCTCGGAAGCGAGATGGGCGATCACTTCGTTGACGTTCATGTTGCTCTGGGTGCCGCTGCCCGTCTGCCAGACCTTGAGCGGGAATTCGTCCCAGCGGCCGCCGGCCAGCAGCTCGTCGGCGGCGTGCATGATCGCCGCGGCGGTTTCGGCGTCGAGCGCGCCAAGGCGGCCGTTGGCCGCGGCGGCGGCTTTCTTGAGGATCAGGAAGGCTTCGATGATCCCGCGCGGCATCGTCTCCGTGCCGATGCGGAAGTTCTCGTAGCTGCGCTGCGTCTGCGCGCCCCAGTGACGCTCGGCGGGGACGGCGATCTCGCCCATGCTGTCTCTTTCGATGCGGGAATCCATGGATAACTCGCTCCTTTCTTTCCGTTGACGAAAAGATTCTCTGGGCAAAGTGTACCACGAAACGGGCGCGGCGGCGCGGAACGATTTTTTTGTTTTCCGCTCAAATCATCCGCCACGAATGGCGTTCTTTGCGCTAAAATAAGAAATTATGCCGCAGGCTTTTATTTGCAAAGGAGGAATGCGTCGATGGCAGCACATGCAGAAAAAGAGAAACTGCCGCTCCCGCCGCTGTGGGAACTGACCCGGCACGAGGCAGCCATTGTCGCGACGCGGTGGAACGCCGATCCGATCATTCACGTGCCCGAAGGCTACAACCTCGAATCGGACGCGTCGGCCTTTTTCAAAGCGGCCGACTGCCCCAACTCGCCTTATTTTCCCGCGCTGGACTTTTATCACATGTACAGCCAAGGTTCGCGCACGATCCTGCCCTGTTTCCGCACCTACCAGCAGACGCGCGATTACAGCTGCGCCTCGGCCGTGGCGCTGATGGTCATGTACCACTTCGGCTATCACGACTGGCGGGAGCTGGAGATCGCCGACAAGATGGCGGCCTTTCACGGCCTGCCGACGGAGTCGCGCCGCCCGATCCCGGTCAAGGATCTGGTCCATTTCTTCGAGGCGATCGGCTGGGACGTGGCATCGAATCTGCCTTTCGCCGCCAAAGCGCCGCAGGACGCCGCGCCCTACAATCCGTGGCGTTGCGCCGAGGCCAAAAGCTTCCCGACGCTGGACAGCTTCGCGCGTTTTTGCCGCCGAACGCTGCGCGACGGCGCTCCGATCATGGTCGAGAACATCGACTGGGGCGCGCACTGGCGGGTGATCATCGGCTACGACGACATGGGCACGGGCAACCCCGCCCACGGCGTGCTGATCCTCGCCGATCCGCACGACACCGCCGACCACTGCCAGGACGGCTACGTCGTGGAACACATCGACAAGTTTTACAGCACCTGGTACGACATTTTCGTCATGGAACGGGACGAATGCACTCAGCCTTGGGTCGTCGCCCGTCCGCCCCGAAAGGAAGGAGACTTGTGGCCATGCACCGTGAAAAAGAACCGCTGATCCGTTTCGGCGTCGCCGTTCCGGAGAACCTTCTGCAGAGTTTTGACAAGCGCCTCGAGAACGCCGGCCTGCCCAATCGCTCGGAAGCGCTGCGTCAGCTGATCCGCGAGTACGTCAGCCGCGACACCTGGCAGAAAGGATCGGGGCAAGTCTACGGCACGATCACGCTCACCTACAATCATCACAGCAACGACGTGACGGCGCGCCTTACCGGCCTTCAGCACGATTTCGGCGACATCATCGTGTGCACCACCCACGTCCACGCCGATCATGATCATTGTCTCGAGACTGTCATCGTCCGCGGCGACGTGGAAAGCGTGAAGGAATTCATCGCCTCGCTGCGCGCGCTCAAGGCCGTCAGCTCGGTCAATCCGGTGATCGCCGTCCTGGTCTGAGATGCCCGACGCTTCCGCTCTGATGGGCAGCGCGCCCATTCCCCGCCTGATCCTCCGCTTCGCCCTGCCGGCCACGCTCGGGGTGCTGGCCAACGCGCTTTACAACATCGTCGACCGCGTCTTCATCGGCCATTACGTCGGCGCCGAGGGGCTGGCCGCCATTTCCGTCGTCTTCCCCATCATTCTGCTGGTCGTCGCCTTCAGCGCCCTGATCGGCGTCGGCACGGCCTCGCAGATCTCGCGCGATCTCGGCGCGCAGGATCAGGAACGGGCCGAGATCGCGCTCGGCAACGGCGTCACGGCCTCCGTCTTTTTCCTGGCCCTGACGGCGCCGCTGCTGCTGTTCAACATCCCGGCGATCGTCAGGCTGTGCGGCGCCACGGAGCGTATCGCGCCGCTGACGGAGACCTACCTGAAAATCACCGGGCCGGCCATTCCCGTTCAGTTTCTCAGCATGGTTCTGATCGCCGCCATGCGGGCCGAAGGCCATCCGCGCCATGCCATGTGGGCGATGGTGCTCGGCTCGTTGTTCAACGTCGCCCTGGACTGGTGGTTCATCGCCGGGCTCGGCATGGGCGTGGCCGGCGCCGCTTGGGGGACCGCCGGTGCGCAGATTTTCGCCTTTCTCTGGCTGCTGGCTTTTTACGCGCGGCGCCGCAGCGCGCTGCGGCTCTCTCCCGATCGGTTCAGGCCGCGTTGGCGGGTGCTGGCCGAAACCTGCGCGGTGGGGGTGTCGCCCTTTCTGATCAACATCTTCTTTTCGGTCATGCTGGTGGCGTTCAATCTGCTGCTGGGGCAATACGGCGGCGAGATGGCCATCTCCGCCATGGGCATCTTCTTCGGCCTCGACAGTCTGCTCTTCATGCCCGTCACCGGCATCGGCGAAGGCGCCATGCCCATCATCGGCTACAACTACGGCGCGCGCCGCTGGGACCGCCTGCGCGAAACGGTGAAGATCGCGCTGCTGTTTTCGGTCGGCTATTATATTTTGTCCGAAGCGGCGGCGATGTTCTGGGCGGAGGAATTGGCATCCCTCTTCACCGACGGCGACGCCGAACTGATCGCCCTCGCGGCGCGCTGCATGCGCATCGGCTACGCCGCCCTTCCCTTCAGCGCTGCCGCGATCATCGTCGGCTACACGCTCGAGGCGCTCGGACGGGCGCGGGCGTCTTTCTGCTTCAACCTGATCCGCCAGCTCGTCGGCATCGCGCTGATCGTCATCCTGCCAAGATTCCTCGGCGTCGACGGCGTGTGGATCACCTTTCCCGCCATCGATTTCGTCGGCGGCCTCGCCGCCGCGCTGCTGCTGCGCCGTGAAGCGCGGAACCTGCGGCGAACGGAGTTTGCGGCGCCGAGTTCCGCCGCGCACGCGCCAGCTCCATGAAACAGCTTTTTTCGCGGGCGTCAGAAAAACAAAAACGCCGATTGAACTTCGGCGTTTACACACAACGCAGCAACCCTTTCCCCCTTCCGACCGTCTGTCATCGTCACTTTCAGATCTGTCGGAAGGGGATTTTTTTGAAAAAAGCGCTGTTCACACATAACTTCATGATGAGGCGCGCGCGACGACATTGCCGTCGCGCGCGCCTCACTTATTTTGCTCTCAGCCGAACAGATCTTCCTGATCGTCCACGTCGGGACGCAGGATGCGCACGGTCTCCTCCTGGAACCAGTCGTAAAGGGTATCTTTCGGCTCTTTCTGCGCGCGCAGGCGTTCGATGCTCGTGCCGAGGATGTAAAACGGACGGCAGGGTTCGATCAGATCGCGCCCCCAACGCCGCAGCGTCGCCGCCAGACCGGCCAGCTGCGTTTCGGTGTCGGCGACAAGAGCCAGCAGCGTCCAGTCCTCCTGCTCATCGGCGTCGAGATCATACCAGCCGGGGACGTAGACGCGCCGCTGCTCCATCAAAAAGACGTGCAGCCGCCCGATCAGCGGCAGCAGCTCCCGGGGATCGTCACCGCATTTCACGGCGAACAGCAGATCGACGTTGTAAAATCCGAAGCGGTCCGACGCCATCGGTTTGAAAAACCTGTAGTGTTCGAAATCGGCATGGCTGCGCAGCATGAAGTCGATCGTCAGCGTCCCCGCAGGCGCGCCGTTTTCCTCCGCCCAGGCGTCGAGCCCCGACTGGCCGGGAGCGGGCAGGCCGCGCGCGCCCACGCCCCAGTGCGGAAAAGCTTTCGTAAACGATTCGACGAGCGGATGCTGCGGCCAGATCGCCCTGACGCGTTCGCCCTCGAAGGCGAAGTACCGGTCGTCGGGCAGGCACGGCACGACGGGAAACGTTTCGTGATGAGTGACTTCCTTGACGCCCCACTGCTGACGGAACGCGCGATCGAGCAACTGGCACATGCGGTTGTGTTCCAGCGCCCGGCAGGCCTGTGCCTCGTCGTCCGTCGGCGCGCCCATCTCCGCCGCCGGAACGCCGGTCGACCGCGCCAGCTCGCGCCGCGCCGCCTCGCCCTCGGGCGTCAGAACGTAGCCGCCGCCGCGGCGCGTCAGTTCACCGGCTTCGAGCATCCCGGCCAGCGATGAGGGATCGTCGCCGGCCAGACGCACCGTCTCTTCGTCCCAGCAGGGGAATTCGGGAGAAAACAAAAGGATCGAAGATTCCATGATCGTTCCTCCTTCGTTTAAGAGAAATAATTTTCCCATGACGATTTTACAAAACGGACGCCCTTTTTCGCAAAAAGGCGCCCGTTTTTTCACGCTTGGATTGAAGAGACTTACAGACGCCCGTTCCGCTCGTCGGCGTTGAGGGCCTTCCAGAACCCCCAGCAGGAGAAGAACATGATGAACGCGAACGGAGGCGCCGTGCACAACGAGATGGTCTGAATGTTGATCAGGCCGCCGGTGGTCAAAAGCACCACGGCCAGAGCGCCCATGAGGATGCCCCAGATGGCCATCTTGCTCTTGGACGGATCGCTGGTGCCGTGCTGGCAGTACGCGGCCAGCACGAACGTGGCCGAATTGGCCGAAGTGACGAAGAACGTCGTGATCAGCACGATCATGCCGTAGGACATGGCGGTGCCGAGAGGATAGTGCTTGTACAGCTCGAAGGCGCCGACGGAAACATCCTTGATCACTTCCGCCGCGATCTTGACGTGTTGGACCAGCTCCAAATGCAGCGCCGAAGTGCCGAAGATGGCGAACCAGACCGCGCTGCCGAGCGCGGGAACGATCAGAACGCCGGCGATGAACTCGCTGATGGTGCGGCCGCGGGAAATGCGGGCCACGAAAGCGCCGACGAAAGGCGCCCAGGCGATCCACCAGGCCCAGTAGTACAGCGTCCAGTTGGCAAGATGTTTCTGGTACCCGGCGCCGTAGGGATCCATCATGAAACTCTCCTCGACCAGGCCGCTGAGGAAATCGCCGATGCCGGTCATGAAGGATTCGACGATGGGCAGCGAGGGGCCGACGATGAACATCAGGGCCATGAGGATGAAGCAGACGCGGATGTTGAAGTCGGCCACCTTGGAAATGCCCTTTTTGATGCCGAGCACGGCCGAACCGGTGTAAAGCACGGCAAGAATCGCAATGATGACGACCTGAACGAACGTGGTCTTGGGCAGTCCGAAGACGGTATTGGCGCCCGAGTTCAGCTGCAGCGTGCCGAGGCCGAGAGACGTGGTGATGCCGCCCAGCGTGGCGAACGTGGCGAGAATGTCGACGACCTTGCCGAACGTCCCCTTGACGGCCTTTTCACCGACCAGCGGGATGAAGATCGAACTGATCAGACCGGGCGCGTTGTAGCGGAACTGGTAGTAGGCCAGCGGCATGGCGATGACGGCGTAACCGGCCCAGGGATGCAGACCCCAGTGGAAAAAAGAAATCTGCAGCGCGTCGCGGGCGGCCTGAACGGACTCGGGCGCCGCGCCGAAGGGCGGATTGGTGAAATAAATCAGCGGCTCGGCGGCGCCGTAAAACACCAGCCCCACGCCCATACCGGCCGAGAACAGCATGGCGAACCAGGCCAGATTGCCGTATTCGGGGCGGTCCTCCGCCCGGCCCAGGCGGACTTTGCCGAAACGGCCGGCGGCGATGAAAAGACAGAAGATGAC
This sequence is a window from Pyramidobacter sp. YE332. Protein-coding genes within it:
- a CDS encoding IS1634 family transposase, with the translated sequence MSFRIKLMKNKGRLYAAIVEETYNPLIKRSSGKTIRTYGDLNKRRLTEPDIDERIQADLAELRANADLAERLKAQTLKDQVATCAPNNKPDCAGIYNYGIALYRRLWERLGLDVWFKQYRRNHRLKFDFDLAAFFLAALRILAPCSKKRTHEYRGNFVFDFSSLTQADLYETLGLLSGSKDVLIRNVNKGIADIYERTMTVALYDCTTFYFESFDSDELRARGMSKENRTNEVQVVMGLLVDADGIPLDYELFRGNTSEIKTLLQVVRKHKVNSGLGKVTVVADRGLNCKLNLQHLAEEGFDYIVAQSISRLKKDVKERVLSEENWEHSERFHEDVFKMKRLDARADPERDAGIIVTWSLKRHHHDLDVLEELWTKGKELVAKGASAVETSMKHGSRQFLKSKKGKKGEYEVNTSLYEKRKKQAGFYVIATSNKDASPQEIFANLRRLWRVEECFRVLKSNLDARPVFVWTPEHIRGHFLVCYLALVLERLSCHLIRMKGIRDISPHKLVELMRQQNVTVLSGRARSTPISLRLGHDGSTPERKNADIASADAVMQIFGIAPVNMMEAYPDLKNKLACRLPFAAREATGGIIRRSRG
- a CDS encoding DUF1667 domain-containing protein translates to MSERREYICIVCPNGCPLQVETSGGEKAKLVSVTGNLCPRGARWAKQEVEDPRRTIATNVLVEGGTLPVASVRTLDAVPLKEIMAVRESLKGIVLHAPVRAGDIVADHPAGVPCRVAVTRHVPRKG
- a CDS encoding FAD-dependent oxidoreductase — its product is MIGERHCGVAVIGGGPAGLAAAISACEAGCRDVVLVERDRLLGGILNQCIHDGFGLHRFGEAMTGPEYAQRDIDRFGELGLEAMTESMVLELSKERELLVSRRGEMVRLRADAVVLAMGCRERPRGALSIPGTRPAGIYTAGAAQNLVNLENLMPGKKICILGSGDIGLIMARRMTLEGAGVEAVFELLPYSSGLPRNIQQCLNDYGIPLYLSTTVTDIVGDDRLEAVQVSRVDEKRRSIPGTERIFECDTLLLSVGLIPENELTRMAGIEMNPATGGAAVDDDFMTSVPGIFSCGNVLHVHDLVDWVSLEAAEAGARAAAYALGRSPCRESIVVRPGAGVRYTTPSRISGEKDVSIAFRLVSPGRDRCLVVSADGREILREKRVRLHPAVMEHLGVRAADLKGCCSLEVSVQ
- a CDS encoding NAD(P)/FAD-dependent oxidoreductase, with the translated sequence MKTDYDVVVVGGGVVGCAVARGLAQYRIGACLVERELDVSLGTSCRNSGVLHSGINYKPGTLRAELAVRGNAMMDDLCRDLKVKIRRIGKLTVALDRDDLPGIERLHAQGQANGVPGLEIIGPARMRQIQPDVQGIAALWSPTSAIISPYGLTIALAENAKANGVDIRLDWPVANVNVLPQGRGFEVRNDRGDMLTCRVLVNAAGLFAAKICEMVGIGDYRIYPCRGEYYVLDKRLGGSLRTLIYPTPNPKNPGLGIHLTPTVDGNILIGPSADYQDSLRWTGNEASVMASLRDEGLKLLPDIHVSDYIRTFAGLRAKRTPPEVGGNADFVIEDRPDVKGFINVLGIESPGLTSSPAIAEMVLGFVENHLELRRTPDFNGARPGNALSFSERSPEERADMIAADPDYGEMICRCEGVSKREVLDALDNPLGARAFVSLKYRSRVSMGRCQGGFCFPRIVRLLREEFDWEWEDFVDHSAASAMFSGCALDGGENR
- a CDS encoding M55 family metallopeptidase, encoding MRIFISADMEGATGVTSIAQCDSRRPEYAFGCRMQQRDVLAAVRGALDGGADEVIVNDAHSHMTNLDIGEWPKGARLTSGSPKTLGMMEGFDECDGIFFLCYHAMAGTRCAVLDHTIDPNVVYSVKLNGLEVGEIGINAAAASGKKIPVALVTGDDAACREARALWGDTAVTAAVKKARGRLAATCLGPEETYKIIYDAAIKAAQLVRGKKAPVLDFAPSWIAEIAFLKTAQCDVAATLPFVERLDGRRVRFGGSDSVEMRRCVSAVLDLAGTAPF
- the fumC gene encoding class II fumarate hydratase; this encodes MDSRIERDSMGEIAVPAERHWGAQTQRSYENFRIGTETMPRGIIEAFLILKKAAAAANGRLGALDAETAAAIMHAADELLAGGRWDEFPLKVWQTGSGTQSNMNVNEVIAHLASEHLGRKIHPNDHVNRSQSSNDTFPTALHVAAVLAVEKGVLPALEKMRECLQAKSERYMDLVKIGRTHLQDATPLTLGQEIGGWARMLERCQAMIMTAVEFMKDLALGGTAVGTGLNAPEQFGRFAAQEIGDITGVDFRTAPNKFHSLTSRDEIVALHGALKALAADLMKIANDVRWLASGPRCGLGELKIPANEPGSSIMPGKVNPTQCEAVTMVAVQVMGNDAAVGFAASQGNFELNVFLPVIAYNFLQSCRLLGDAMNSFTDHCLAGLEADEARIAENLSRSLMLVTALAPKIGYDKAAEIAKKANGEGTTLREAALALGYLSAKEFDAAVRPELMVGRPVRAVKPPAAKSAEKE